In a single window of the Deinococcus aetherius genome:
- a CDS encoding DUF3761 domain-containing protein, with translation MKQLLFALALALGTQATALQVTTTNNVNLRGGPSTSARVLTVIPRGTSLNVGSCTTWCPVTYGGQKGFVSRSVLTFKAPVTPAPVPVPSNGTYTNVDGQQIQRPVFFDSVPSGASARCRDGSYSFSAHRRGTCSHHGGVATWY, from the coding sequence ATGAAACAGCTGCTGTTCGCTCTGGCCCTCGCTCTCGGCACCCAGGCCACGGCCCTCCAGGTCACCACCACGAATAACGTGAACCTGCGCGGCGGACCCAGCACCAGCGCCAGGGTGCTCACGGTGATCCCCAGGGGAACCTCGCTCAACGTCGGCAGCTGCACCACCTGGTGCCCGGTCACCTACGGCGGGCAGAAGGGGTTCGTTTCCAGGAGTGTCCTGACCTTCAAGGCACCGGTCACTCCGGCACCCGTGCCCGTGCCGAGCAATGGCACCTACACCAACGTGGATGGGCAGCAGATCCAGAGGCCTGTCTTTTTCGACAGCGTTCCCTCCGGAGCTTCTGCCCGGTGCCGGGATGGCAGCTACTCCTTCAGCGCCCACCGACGCGGGACGTGTTCCCATCACGGTGGTGTTGCCACCTGGTACTGA